From the genome of Nicotiana sylvestris chromosome 2, ASM39365v2, whole genome shotgun sequence, one region includes:
- the LOC104225280 gene encoding uncharacterized protein isoform X2, producing the protein MTRDEILSTVLGERTSYVRGKGYGEKPPKKSNTQHANIESIVSSAMEIVRQEMKAEMDRKLQEEREQMAVELKRNMELELQKKLAEEREHANAEVGKRINLEVDKRMHEQFASFMIRMQQQGQGT; encoded by the exons ATGACTAGAGATGAGATTTTATCCACCGTTCTTGGTGAGAGAACAAGCTATGTTCGCGGAAAAGGATACGGAGAGAAGCCTCCTAAAAAGAGTAACACGCAGCATGCAAACATAGAGTCCATCGTGTCTTCAGCTATGGAAATTGTGCGTCAAGAGATGAAAGCCGAGATGGATAGGAAGTTGCAAGAAGAACGTGAACAAATGGCTGTTGAGTTGAAAAGAAATATGGAGCTTGAGTTGCAAAAGAAGTTGGCAGAGGAGCGTGAACACGCAAATGCAGAAGTAGGTAAGAGGATCAATCTAGAAGTGGACAAGAGGATGCATGAACAATTTGCTAGTTTCATGATCAGAATGCAGCAACAG GGACAAGGCACTTAA
- the LOC104225280 gene encoding uncharacterized protein isoform X1 — protein sequence MTRDEILSTVLGERTSYVRGKGYGEKPPKKSNTQHANIESIVSSAMEIVRQEMKAEMDRKLQEEREQMAVELKRNMELELQKKLAEEREHANAEVGKRINLEVDKRMHEQFASFMIRMQQQQGQGT from the exons ATGACTAGAGATGAGATTTTATCCACCGTTCTTGGTGAGAGAACAAGCTATGTTCGCGGAAAAGGATACGGAGAGAAGCCTCCTAAAAAGAGTAACACGCAGCATGCAAACATAGAGTCCATCGTGTCTTCAGCTATGGAAATTGTGCGTCAAGAGATGAAAGCCGAGATGGATAGGAAGTTGCAAGAAGAACGTGAACAAATGGCTGTTGAGTTGAAAAGAAATATGGAGCTTGAGTTGCAAAAGAAGTTGGCAGAGGAGCGTGAACACGCAAATGCAGAAGTAGGTAAGAGGATCAATCTAGAAGTGGACAAGAGGATGCATGAACAATTTGCTAGTTTCATGATCAGAATGCAGCAACAG caGGGACAAGGCACTTAA